Proteins encoded by one window of Papio anubis isolate 15944 chromosome 7, Panubis1.0, whole genome shotgun sequence:
- the LOC101025869 gene encoding dnaJ homolog subfamily C member 8-like yields MAASGERGTLGGGGSTEEAFMTFYSEVKQIEKKDLVLISKNQTERLTSPSSSYFNLNPFEVLQIDPEVTDEEIKKRFRQLSILLSILVHADKNQDDADRAQKAFEAVDKAYKLLPDQEQKKRALDVIQAGKEYVEHTVKEREKQLKKEGKPTIVEEDDPELFKQAVYKQTMKLFAQLEIKRKEREDKEMHERKRQREEEIEAQEKAKREREWQKNFEESRDGGVDSWRNFQANTKGKKEKKNRTFLRPPKVKMEQHE; encoded by the exons ATGGCGGCTTCAGGAGAGAGAGGGACTTTGGGCGGCGGAGGTAGCACGGAGGAAGCATTTATGACCTTCTACAGTG AGGTGAAACAAATAGAGAAGAAAGACTTGGTTCTAATATCCAAAAATCAGACTGAAAGACTGACCAGTCCTAGTTCCTCTTACTTCAATTTGAACCCATTTGAGGTTCTTCAGATAGATCCTGaagttacagatgaagaaataaaaaagaggtttCGGCAGTTATCCATCTtg TTATCCATCTTGGTGCATGCTGACAAAAATCAAGATGATGCTGACAGAGCACAAAAGGCTTTTGAAGCTGTGGACAAAGCTTACAAGTTGCTACCGGATCAGGAGCAAAAGAAGAGGGCCCTGGATGTAATTCAGGCAGGAAAAGAATACGTGGAACACACTGTGAAAGAGCgagaaaaacaattaaagaaggaaggaaaacctACGATTGTAGAGGAGGATGATCCTGAGCTGTTCAAACAAGCTGTATATAAACAGACAATGAAACTCTTTGCTCAGctggaaattaaaaggaaagagagagaagacaaagagatgcatgaaaggaaaagacaaagggAAGAAGAGATTGAAGCTCAAGAAAAAGCCAAACGAGAAAGAGAGTGGCAGAAAAACTTTGAGGAAAGTCGAGATGGTGGTGTGGACAGCTGGCGAAACTTCCAAGCCAAtacaaaggggaagaaagagaagaaaaatcgcACCTTCCTGAGACCACCGAAAGTAAAAATGGAGCAGCATGAGTGA